A DNA window from Actinokineospora baliensis contains the following coding sequences:
- a CDS encoding response regulator transcription factor, whose protein sequence is MGNKRRVLVVEDELTIAESVAARLRAEGFEVDLAHDGPAGVETAERARPDLVVLDVMLPGFDGLEVCRRVQARRPVPVLMLTARDDETDLLVGLGVGADDYMTKPFSPRELVARVHALLRRVERAAQADPDQAMTVVGDLEVDPVQRRVRRAGVAAHLTPIEFDLLAYLAARPRAVQPRERLLAEIWGWGDAAGTRTVDSHVKALRRKLGADLIRTVHGVGYALEVAG, encoded by the coding sequence ATGGGGAACAAGCGCCGGGTCCTGGTGGTCGAGGACGAGCTCACCATCGCCGAGTCGGTCGCGGCCAGGCTGCGCGCCGAGGGCTTCGAGGTGGACCTGGCCCACGACGGCCCGGCCGGGGTCGAGACCGCCGAGCGGGCGCGGCCGGACCTGGTGGTGCTCGACGTGATGCTGCCGGGGTTCGACGGGCTGGAGGTGTGCCGCCGGGTGCAGGCGCGCCGCCCGGTCCCGGTGCTCATGCTCACCGCCCGCGACGACGAGACCGACCTGCTGGTCGGGCTCGGCGTGGGCGCCGACGACTACATGACCAAGCCGTTCTCGCCGCGGGAGCTGGTGGCCAGGGTGCACGCGCTGCTGCGCCGGGTGGAGCGGGCCGCGCAGGCGGACCCGGACCAGGCGATGACCGTGGTCGGCGACCTGGAGGTCGACCCGGTGCAGCGGCGGGTCCGCCGGGCCGGGGTGGCCGCGCACCTGACCCCGATCGAGTTCGACCTCCTGGCCTACCTGGCCGCCCGGCCGCGTGCGGTGCAGCCCAGGGAGCGGCTGCTCGCCGAGATCTGGGGCTGGGGTGACGCGGCGGGCACCCGGACCGTGGACAGCCACGTCAAGGCGCTGCGCCGCAAGCTGGGCGCCGACCTGATCCGGACCGTGCACGGGGTGGGGTACGCGCTGGAGGTGGCCGGGTGA
- a CDS encoding aminotransferase class V-fold PLP-dependent enzyme yields MTDARFDLDPAVHHLNPGSVGVVPRAVRQARAGFAQRAETNPMRFHRVEAIPLVARARAAGAEFLGSDGLVLVRNVTEAVATALASIPFADGDEILVSDHGYQAVLIACQDRARVRQVSFPVDATADEVVAAFAEGLRPTTRLVVVDAITSITALVLPVERVVALAHEHGVPVFVDAAHVPGHLDQRPADTGADFWVGNFHKWAYVPRATAGLHIAEPWRDRIRPLVPSFNHPLRFPDWFDHAGTADYTAWMALPDGLAFWHEIGGWDAVAASARLLDKGVRIVADAVGADGQASPHHAPLMRLVALPPGLVTSAEDAYRYYDELSTQHRIETAVHYYGGRGYLRLGATITVTEAGFAALADAVSAGR; encoded by the coding sequence GTGACCGACGCGCGCTTCGACCTCGATCCCGCCGTCCACCACCTCAACCCCGGCAGCGTCGGCGTGGTTCCCCGCGCGGTACGCCAGGCGCGGGCCGGGTTCGCCCAGCGCGCCGAGACCAACCCGATGCGCTTCCACCGCGTCGAGGCGATCCCGCTCGTCGCGCGGGCGCGGGCCGCGGGTGCGGAGTTCCTCGGGTCCGACGGCCTGGTCCTGGTGCGCAACGTCACCGAGGCGGTGGCGACCGCGCTGGCCTCGATCCCGTTCGCCGACGGCGACGAGATCCTGGTGTCCGACCACGGCTACCAGGCCGTGCTGATCGCCTGCCAGGACCGCGCGCGCGTCCGCCAGGTGTCGTTCCCGGTCGACGCCACCGCCGACGAGGTCGTGGCCGCGTTCGCCGAGGGGCTGCGGCCGACCACCCGCCTGGTCGTCGTCGACGCCATCACCTCGATCACCGCGCTCGTGCTCCCGGTCGAGCGGGTCGTCGCCCTCGCCCACGAACACGGCGTGCCGGTGTTCGTCGACGCCGCGCACGTGCCCGGGCACCTCGACCAGCGCCCCGCCGACACCGGCGCGGACTTCTGGGTCGGCAACTTCCACAAGTGGGCCTACGTGCCCAGGGCGACCGCGGGCCTGCACATCGCCGAACCGTGGCGCGACCGGATCCGACCGCTGGTGCCCTCCTTCAACCACCCGCTGCGCTTCCCCGACTGGTTCGACCACGCGGGAACCGCCGACTACACGGCCTGGATGGCGCTGCCGGACGGACTGGCGTTCTGGCACGAGATCGGCGGCTGGGACGCGGTGGCGGCCAGCGCGCGGCTTCTGGACAAAGGCGTCCGGATCGTCGCGGACGCCGTCGGTGCGGACGGTCAAGCGAGCCCGCACCACGCACCCCTGATGCGCTTGGTCGCACTGCCACCTGGGCTGGTCACCAGCGCGGAAGACGCCTATCGCTACTACGACGAACTCAGCACCCAACACCGCATCGAAACCGCGGTGCACTACTACGGCGGTCGGGGCTACCTCCGCCTCGGCGCGACGATCACGGTGACCGAAGCGGGGTTCGCGGCCCTCGCCGACGCCGTCAGCGCGGGCCGCTGA
- a CDS encoding flavoprotein: MSDPVLYLVGCAAPPIRDLGSLIALVQPLGWRVCVIPTPTAAEWIDLQALAAQTGFPVQSTPRHPDDSRSLPKADAALVCPATFNTVNKWAAGISDNFALGVLNEALSFRIPTYLAPYVKSTLAAHPAFGESLAKLEQWGVTVLENELVRPEEAGKSFLWERVTSAVDFYLKGVRPG; the protein is encoded by the coding sequence ATGTCTGATCCGGTGCTGTACCTGGTCGGCTGTGCCGCACCACCTATCCGCGACCTGGGCAGCCTCATTGCTCTCGTTCAGCCTCTCGGTTGGCGGGTCTGCGTGATCCCCACGCCGACAGCTGCCGAGTGGATCGATCTGCAAGCCTTGGCCGCACAGACCGGCTTCCCGGTACAGAGCACACCACGTCACCCTGACGATTCCCGATCACTCCCGAAAGCTGATGCTGCGCTGGTCTGTCCTGCAACCTTTAACACGGTGAACAAATGGGCAGCGGGCATCTCTGACAACTTCGCCCTGGGAGTGCTCAACGAAGCTCTCAGCTTCCGGATTCCTACCTACCTTGCACCTTACGTCAAGTCAACCCTGGCAGCCCATCCGGCCTTTGGGGAGAGTTTGGCCAAATTGGAGCAGTGGGGTGTGACCGTGCTGGAGAATGAGTTGGTGCGGCCAGAGGAGGCGGGAAAATCGTTCTTGTGGGAACGGGTGACCAGTGCAGTGGATTTCTACCTAAAGGGAGTTAGGCCTGGCTGA
- a CDS encoding ion transporter: protein MVISPPRKHRVSLDDWVMLLLALFAVGLLVYLKFWHPPADRARLITWVDRGLCAVFAVEFLARWWSAGFTRRFVLVNWYDLVGMVPVASLWFRAFRLLRVVRIGVQLTRLRRPVDRSVGEELAHRAMARFGGVLIDVVKKPLTVAVLEEVVSVLRTGHYARNLASALEENRAEIRAMVLEKIRQDPQAGLFRRMPFHDEVVGTVTDATVRVVLEMLADPRTDELISDLLRENIEQIRAAVRADAHKNLPEPDPPDR from the coding sequence ATGGTCATCAGCCCGCCGCGCAAGCACCGCGTCTCGCTGGACGACTGGGTGATGCTCCTGTTGGCCCTGTTCGCGGTGGGCCTGCTGGTCTACCTCAAGTTCTGGCACCCACCAGCCGACCGGGCCCGGCTGATCACCTGGGTCGACCGCGGCCTGTGCGCGGTGTTCGCCGTCGAGTTCCTCGCGCGCTGGTGGTCGGCGGGCTTCACCCGCCGGTTCGTGCTGGTCAACTGGTACGACCTGGTCGGCATGGTGCCGGTCGCCAGCCTGTGGTTCCGGGCTTTCCGGTTGTTGCGCGTGGTGCGCATCGGCGTCCAGTTGACCCGGCTGCGGCGACCGGTCGACCGGTCGGTCGGCGAGGAGTTGGCGCACCGGGCGATGGCGCGCTTCGGCGGCGTCCTGATCGACGTGGTGAAGAAGCCGCTGACGGTGGCGGTGCTGGAGGAGGTTGTGTCCGTTCTGCGGACCGGGCACTACGCGCGCAACCTGGCCAGCGCGCTGGAGGAGAACCGCGCCGAGATCCGCGCGATGGTGCTGGAGAAGATCCGGCAGGACCCGCAGGCTGGCCTGTTCCGGCGGATGCCGTTCCACGACGAGGTCGTCGGCACCGTCACCGACGCCACCGTGCGCGTGGTCCTGGAGATGCTGGCCGACCCGCGCACCGACGAGCTCATCTCGGACCTGCTGCGGGAGAACATCGAGCAGATCCGGGCCGCGGTGCGCGCCGACGCGCACAAGAACCTGCCGGAGCCCGACCCGCCCGACCGGTGA
- the mshC gene encoding cysteine--1-D-myo-inosityl 2-amino-2-deoxy-alpha-D-glucopyranoside ligase, translated as MQTWQSHPVPRVAGTPRPLRLFDTAAGQVRPTAPGPTATMYVCGITPYDATHLGHAATYLAFDLVHRQWLDNGHEVHYVQNVTDIDDPLLERAERDQDDWVVLGMRETALFREDMVALRVLPPREYIGAVESIPEIVTSVGKLLADGSAYRVEDPEFPDVYFDHTATGRFGGESNYDEPTMNRFFAERGGDPDRAGKRHPLDALLWRAARPGEPSWDSDLGPGRPGWHIECSVIALNRLGIGIDVQGGGSDLIFPHHEYSAAHAEALTGQHPFARHYTHAGMIALDGEKMSKSRGNLVFVSRLRADKVDPMAIRLGLLSGHYRSDRSWTGDVLAEGQARLARWRGAVSAEAGAPAQDVIARLRDHLANDLDTPNALAAIDAWAGQGGADPTAPGAVKAAVDALLGVEL; from the coding sequence ATGCAGACTTGGCAATCCCACCCGGTGCCGCGGGTCGCTGGCACGCCTCGGCCGCTTCGGCTGTTCGACACCGCCGCCGGACAGGTCCGACCCACCGCCCCCGGGCCGACCGCGACGATGTACGTCTGCGGGATCACCCCCTACGACGCGACGCACCTCGGGCACGCGGCCACCTACCTGGCCTTCGACCTGGTGCACCGGCAGTGGCTCGACAACGGCCACGAGGTGCACTACGTGCAGAACGTCACCGACATCGACGACCCGCTGCTCGAGCGCGCCGAGCGCGACCAGGACGACTGGGTGGTCCTCGGCATGCGCGAGACCGCGCTCTTCCGCGAGGACATGGTCGCGCTGCGGGTGCTGCCGCCGCGCGAGTACATCGGCGCCGTGGAGTCCATCCCGGAGATCGTCACCTCGGTCGGCAAGCTGCTCGCCGACGGGTCCGCCTACCGGGTCGAGGACCCCGAGTTCCCGGACGTCTACTTCGACCACACCGCCACGGGCCGCTTCGGCGGCGAGTCCAACTACGACGAGCCGACGATGAACCGGTTCTTCGCCGAACGCGGCGGCGACCCCGACCGCGCGGGCAAGCGGCACCCGCTCGATGCGCTGCTGTGGCGCGCCGCCCGCCCCGGCGAGCCCAGTTGGGACAGCGACCTCGGCCCCGGCCGCCCCGGCTGGCACATCGAGTGCAGCGTCATCGCCCTCAACCGGCTCGGGATCGGCATCGACGTGCAGGGCGGCGGGTCGGACCTGATCTTCCCGCACCACGAGTACAGCGCCGCGCACGCCGAGGCGCTGACCGGGCAGCACCCGTTCGCCCGGCACTACACGCACGCCGGGATGATCGCCCTCGACGGCGAGAAGATGTCCAAGTCGCGCGGCAACCTCGTCTTCGTGTCCCGGCTGCGCGCCGACAAGGTCGACCCCATGGCGATCCGGCTCGGGCTGCTGTCGGGCCACTACCGCTCGGACCGGTCCTGGACCGGCGACGTGCTCGCGGAGGGGCAGGCTCGGCTGGCGCGCTGGCGGGGCGCGGTGAGCGCCGAGGCGGGCGCCCCGGCGCAGGACGTCATCGCCCGGCTGCGCGACCACCTGGCCAACGACCTGGACACCCCCAACGCCCTCGCCGCGATCGACGCGTGGGCAGGCCAGGGCGGCGCGGACCCGACGGCACCGGGTGCGGTCAAGGCCGCGGTGGACGCGCTGCTCGGCGTCGAGCTGTAG
- a CDS encoding sensor histidine kinase, which produces MSAPGFAHEALVYRDEPGYLDAAAGFAREGLLAGEAVFAVLPPQGDKLLREALGARADEVTFIDAREVGRNPARLIPTIRAHVTDRPARGVAESAWTGRAEAEYAEVILHEALINLAFEEAATLRLGCLFDGTALPAAVLDAVAHTHPVVVDGARAVSPVFDHGYAHHHFAADLPAPAEVTDMVHFCLDDLPELRDLVGVRAKQFGIPRARALDLTLATNEMVTNSICHGGERGTLRLWTDADTLVCEITDSGHIANPLVGRIAPLASIQGGRGVWLANQLCDLVTIRSRETQGTTVRLHVRR; this is translated from the coding sequence ATGAGCGCACCGGGTTTCGCCCACGAGGCACTGGTCTACCGCGACGAACCGGGCTACCTGGACGCCGCGGCGGGCTTCGCGCGGGAGGGGCTGCTGGCGGGTGAAGCGGTGTTCGCGGTGCTGCCGCCGCAGGGCGACAAGCTGCTGCGCGAGGCGCTGGGCGCCCGCGCCGACGAGGTCACCTTCATCGACGCCCGCGAGGTCGGCCGCAACCCGGCGCGGCTGATCCCCACCATCCGCGCGCACGTCACCGACCGCCCGGCCCGCGGCGTCGCCGAGTCCGCGTGGACCGGTCGCGCCGAGGCCGAGTACGCCGAGGTGATCCTGCACGAGGCGCTGATCAACCTGGCCTTCGAGGAGGCCGCGACGCTGCGGCTGGGCTGCCTGTTCGACGGCACCGCGCTGCCCGCGGCCGTGCTCGACGCCGTCGCCCACACCCACCCGGTGGTCGTCGACGGCGCCCGCGCGGTGAGCCCGGTGTTCGACCACGGCTACGCCCACCACCACTTCGCCGCCGACCTGCCCGCGCCCGCCGAGGTGACCGACATGGTCCACTTCTGCCTCGACGACCTGCCCGAACTGCGCGACCTGGTCGGCGTGCGCGCCAAGCAGTTCGGCATCCCCCGGGCCAGGGCGCTCGACCTCACCCTGGCCACCAACGAGATGGTCACCAACAGCATCTGCCACGGCGGCGAACGCGGCACCCTGCGCCTGTGGACCGACGCCGACACCCTGGTCTGCGAGATCACCGACAGCGGCCACATCGCCAACCCCCTGGTCGGCAGGATCGCCCCCCTGGCCTCCATCCAGGGCGGCCGGGGGGTGTGGCTGGCCAACCAGCTGTGCGACCTGGTGACCATCCGCTCCCGCGAAACCCAGGGCACCACCGTCCGCCTCCACGTCCGCCGCTAG
- the hrpA gene encoding ATP-dependent RNA helicase HrpA: protein MSTDTTVGLADLRAALPELMLKDERRLARRLDGLRKTRDPQRRQATLGKVAEEVEAARARVERRRTSVPALKYPAELPVSQRRDDILVAIRDNQVVIVAGETGSGKTTQLPKICLELGRGVRGFIGHTQPRRIAARTVAERVAEEVGTPLGETVGWKVRFTDQVGDRTLVKLMTDGILLAEIQNDRLLSAYDTIIIDEAHERSLNIDFLLGYLARLLPRRPDLKVVITSATIDPERFSRHFGDAPIVEVSGRTYPVEVRYRPLVDPEDPDADPDRDQTQGILDAVDELCAEGPGDILVFLSGEREIRDTAEALAGRNLRGTEILPLYARLSSGEQHKVFQPHSGRRVVLATNVAETSLTVPGIKYVVDPGTARISRYSNRLKVQRLPIEPVSQASANQRKGRCGRTSDGICVRLYAEDDFLARPEFTDPEILRTNLASVILQMSAADLGEMADFPFIDPPDRRHIADGVQLLQELGALDPAEKDPAKRLTALGRKLAQLPVDPRLARMVIEADQAGCVTEVMVIAAALSIQDPRERPQEKQQAAAEKHARFADPDSDFVSYLNLWQYVREQQKELSGNRFRKQCKAEFLNYLRIREWQDIHSQLRQVARQLGVTANEVPAAPQNVHIALLSGLLSHIGFRDPAGKEYVGARNAKFAIFPGSALFKKPPRWVMSAELVETTRLWGRICARIEPEWVEPLAGHLLKRTYSEPHWEAKQGSVVATERVTLYGLPIVVDRKVHYGQIDPEMSRDLFLRNALVEGDWQTRHHFFRDNRALLREVEELEHRARRRDILVDDETLFQFYDQRVPADVVSARHFDTWWKKARHEAPDLLTFSKSMLVNDTTGDISEQDFPDALRQQGLTLPLTYRFEPGRADDGVTAKVPIAVLNQLAGDGFSLQVPGQREEVVTALIRSLPKPLRRNFVPVPDFAKAVVARLRADEESLPEAIGRELRALTGVVIPRDAWQLSAVPDHLRTTFQIVDGEKTLAQGKDLTALKDQLKTQLRASLAEATVDLEKRGLTTWTIGALPKVARTQQNGLVVTAYPALVDEGATVAVRMLDTVADQRAAMWQGTRRLLLLTVPAPTKYVIRSLSNQAKLALSHNPHGGVPALLADCVDAAVDHLMTTAGGPAWTEAAFTTLREHVRRGLNETTVEVLDRVRKVVIAWNEVQARLDRTKGPIFVEPLRDLREQLAGLVFPGFATATGLTRLPDLERYLRAMDRRLDKLPERPDRDRTWMHTVQDLEDAYHEAVERLRPSAREAPEVREIWWMIEELRVSYFAQTLGTPGPVSDKRILKAIEAISG, encoded by the coding sequence ATGAGTACCGACACCACGGTGGGTCTCGCCGACCTGCGCGCCGCCCTGCCCGAGCTCATGCTCAAGGACGAGCGGCGGCTGGCGCGCAGGCTCGACGGGCTGCGCAAGACCAGGGACCCGCAGCGCAGGCAGGCCACCCTCGGCAAGGTGGCCGAAGAGGTCGAAGCTGCCCGCGCGCGCGTCGAGCGCCGCCGCACCTCGGTACCCGCGCTGAAGTACCCGGCGGAGCTGCCGGTCAGCCAGCGCCGCGACGACATCCTCGTCGCCATCCGCGACAACCAGGTCGTCATCGTCGCCGGGGAGACCGGGTCCGGGAAGACCACCCAGCTGCCCAAGATCTGCCTGGAGCTCGGGCGCGGGGTGCGCGGGTTCATCGGGCACACCCAGCCGCGCCGGATCGCCGCGCGCACCGTCGCCGAGCGGGTCGCCGAGGAGGTCGGCACACCGCTGGGGGAGACGGTCGGCTGGAAGGTCCGGTTCACCGACCAGGTCGGCGACCGCACCCTGGTCAAGCTGATGACCGACGGCATCCTGCTGGCCGAGATCCAGAACGACCGGCTGCTCTCGGCCTACGACACGATCATCATCGACGAGGCGCACGAGCGCAGCCTCAACATCGACTTCCTGCTCGGCTACCTGGCCAGGCTGCTGCCGAGGCGACCGGACCTCAAGGTCGTGATCACCTCGGCGACGATCGACCCGGAGCGGTTCTCCCGGCACTTCGGCGACGCCCCGATCGTGGAGGTGTCCGGCCGCACCTACCCGGTGGAGGTCCGCTACCGGCCGCTGGTCGACCCGGAGGACCCCGACGCCGACCCGGACCGCGACCAGACCCAGGGCATCCTCGACGCCGTCGACGAGCTCTGCGCGGAGGGGCCGGGCGACATCCTGGTGTTCCTCTCCGGCGAGCGCGAGATCCGCGACACGGCCGAGGCGCTCGCGGGTCGGAACCTGCGCGGCACCGAGATCCTGCCGCTGTACGCGCGGCTCTCCAGCGGCGAGCAGCACAAGGTCTTCCAGCCGCACAGCGGTCGCCGGGTCGTGCTGGCCACCAACGTCGCCGAGACCTCGCTGACCGTGCCGGGCATCAAGTACGTCGTCGACCCCGGTACCGCGCGCATCTCCCGCTACAGCAACCGGCTCAAGGTGCAGCGGCTGCCGATCGAACCGGTCTCGCAGGCCTCGGCCAACCAGCGCAAGGGCCGCTGCGGGCGCACCTCGGACGGCATCTGCGTCCGGTTGTACGCCGAGGACGACTTCCTGGCCCGGCCCGAGTTCACCGACCCGGAGATCCTGCGCACCAACCTGGCCTCGGTCATCCTGCAGATGAGCGCCGCCGACCTGGGTGAGATGGCGGACTTCCCGTTCATCGACCCGCCGGACCGCCGCCACATCGCCGACGGGGTGCAGTTGCTGCAGGAACTGGGCGCGCTGGACCCGGCGGAGAAGGACCCGGCCAAGCGGCTCACCGCGCTGGGCCGCAAGCTCGCCCAGCTGCCGGTGGACCCGCGGTTGGCGCGCATGGTGATCGAGGCCGACCAGGCCGGGTGCGTCACCGAGGTCATGGTCATCGCGGCCGCGCTGTCCATCCAGGACCCGCGCGAGCGGCCGCAGGAGAAACAGCAAGCGGCGGCGGAGAAGCACGCCCGCTTCGCCGACCCGGACTCGGACTTCGTCAGCTACCTGAACCTGTGGCAGTACGTGCGCGAACAGCAGAAAGAGCTGTCCGGCAACAGGTTCCGCAAGCAGTGCAAGGCGGAGTTCCTGAACTACCTGCGGATCCGCGAGTGGCAGGACATCCACTCCCAGCTGCGCCAGGTCGCCCGCCAGCTCGGCGTCACCGCCAACGAGGTGCCCGCGGCGCCGCAGAACGTCCACATAGCACTGCTGTCGGGGTTGTTGTCGCACATCGGGTTCCGCGACCCGGCAGGCAAGGAGTACGTCGGCGCCCGCAACGCGAAGTTCGCCATCTTCCCCGGTTCGGCGCTGTTCAAGAAACCCCCGCGCTGGGTGATGTCGGCGGAACTGGTGGAGACGACCAGGCTGTGGGGCCGGATCTGCGCCAGGATCGAGCCGGAGTGGGTCGAGCCGCTCGCCGGGCACCTGCTCAAGCGCACCTACAGCGAACCGCACTGGGAGGCCAAGCAGGGCTCGGTCGTGGCCACCGAGCGGGTGACCCTCTACGGGCTGCCGATCGTGGTCGACCGCAAAGTCCACTACGGACAGATTGACCCGGAGATGTCGCGGGACCTGTTCCTGCGCAACGCCTTGGTCGAGGGGGACTGGCAGACCCGCCACCACTTCTTCCGCGACAACCGCGCATTGCTGCGCGAGGTGGAGGAACTCGAGCACCGGGCCCGCCGCCGCGACATCCTGGTCGACGACGAGACCCTGTTCCAGTTCTACGACCAGCGCGTCCCGGCTGACGTCGTCTCCGCCAGGCACTTCGACACCTGGTGGAAGAAGGCCCGCCACGAGGCCCCGGACCTGCTCACCTTCTCCAAGTCCATGCTGGTCAACGACACCACGGGCGACATCAGCGAGCAGGACTTCCCCGACGCGTTGCGCCAACAGGGGTTGACCTTACCGCTGACCTACCGCTTCGAGCCGGGCCGCGCCGACGACGGCGTCACCGCGAAGGTCCCGATCGCGGTGCTCAACCAGCTCGCAGGCGACGGGTTCTCGCTGCAGGTCCCCGGTCAACGCGAAGAGGTCGTCACCGCGTTGATCCGCTCGCTGCCCAAACCCCTGCGCCGCAACTTCGTCCCCGTGCCGGACTTCGCGAAAGCCGTCGTCGCCCGCCTGCGCGCCGACGAGGAGTCCCTGCCCGAGGCGATCGGCCGCGAACTGCGCGCGCTCACCGGCGTCGTGATCCCCCGCGACGCCTGGCAGCTCTCCGCCGTGCCCGACCACCTGCGCACCACCTTCCAGATCGTCGACGGCGAGAAGACCCTGGCGCAGGGCAAGGACCTGACCGCGCTCAAAGACCAGCTCAAGACCCAACTTCGCGCGTCGCTGGCCGAAGCCACGGTGGACCTGGAGAAGCGCGGCCTGACCACGTGGACGATCGGCGCGCTGCCGAAGGTCGCCCGCACCCAGCAGAACGGGCTCGTCGTCACCGCGTACCCGGCGCTGGTCGACGAGGGCGCGACGGTGGCGGTCCGCATGCTCGACACGGTGGCCGACCAGCGGGCCGCGATGTGGCAGGGCACCCGCAGACTGCTGCTGCTCACCGTCCCCGCCCCCACCAAGTACGTCATCCGGTCGCTGTCCAACCAGGCGAAACTCGCCCTCTCGCACAACCCGCACGGCGGCGTCCCAGCCCTGCTGGCCGACTGCGTCGACGCCGCCGTCGACCACCTGATGACCACTGCGGGCGGCCCGGCCTGGACCGAAGCGGCCTTCACCACCCTGCGCGAGCACGTCCGACGCGGCCTCAACGAAACCACCGTCGAAGTGCTCGACCGGGTCCGCAAGGTCGTCATCGCCTGGAACGAGGTCCAAGCCCGACTGGACCGCACCAAGGGCCCGATCTTCGTCGAGCCCCTGCGCGACCTGCGCGAACAACTAGCGGGCCTGGTCTTCCCCGGCTTCGCCACCGCCACCGGCCTCACCCGCCTGCCCGACCTGGAACGCTACCTGCGCGCGATGGACCGCAGACTGGACAAACTCCCCGAACGCCCAGACCGCGACCGGACCTGGATGCACACCGTCCAAGACCTCGAAGACGCCTACCACGAGGCCGTCGAGCGGCTGCGGCCCAGCGCCAGGGAAGCACCGGAGGTGCGGGAGATCTGGTGGATGATCGAGGAGCTGCGGGTGAGCTACTTCGCCCAGACCCTCGGCACACCGGGGCCCGTGTCGGACAAGCGCATCCTCAAGGCGATCGAGGCCATCTCCGGGTGA
- a CDS encoding S8 family serine peptidase, whose protein sequence is MTNPEETNSEETTGRFLVLLEDGAIEAGTRALNQIAGVRTVSTAEAAGAEFPGPDGLVFDRLGVAVIDADPDQLTALGLAVDQPGPIAALEPERRVYAIAAPAEEAPPAVQVDESVFTWGLQAVGAHKSAATGKGVRLAVLDTGFDVEHPEFAGRAVTTASFINGETVADGHGHGTHCIGTAVGPRTPGGGAGYGVAYEADIFAGKVLSNAGSGSDGGILAGIAWAVSNNCQVVSMSLGAAVRPGTPYSQTYEKVASRALAQGTLIVAAAGNESRRQDGKINPVGHPANCPSVLAVGAIDVATALAWFSCGTVDLVGAVDVVAPGVDVYSSWPRPKNHNRISGTSMATPHVAGIAALISQATGATGWELWARLHQSGRRLPLPSVDVGAGLVQAP, encoded by the coding sequence ATGACCAATCCCGAGGAGACCAATTCCGAGGAGACGACCGGGCGGTTCCTGGTCCTGCTGGAGGACGGCGCGATCGAGGCGGGCACCCGGGCGCTGAACCAGATCGCGGGGGTGCGCACGGTCAGCACGGCCGAGGCGGCGGGCGCGGAGTTCCCCGGACCGGACGGGCTGGTGTTCGACCGGCTGGGGGTCGCGGTGATCGACGCCGACCCCGACCAGCTGACCGCGCTGGGCCTGGCGGTGGACCAGCCGGGCCCGATCGCGGCGCTGGAGCCGGAGCGGCGGGTGTACGCGATCGCCGCGCCCGCCGAGGAGGCGCCGCCCGCGGTCCAGGTGGACGAGTCGGTGTTCACCTGGGGGCTGCAGGCGGTCGGCGCGCACAAGAGCGCGGCGACCGGCAAGGGCGTGCGGCTCGCGGTGCTCGACACCGGGTTCGACGTCGAGCACCCGGAGTTCGCCGGGCGGGCGGTGACCACGGCGTCGTTCATCAACGGTGAGACGGTCGCCGACGGACACGGGCACGGCACGCACTGCATCGGTACCGCGGTCGGTCCGCGGACGCCGGGCGGCGGCGCGGGCTACGGGGTCGCCTACGAGGCGGACATCTTCGCGGGCAAGGTCCTGAGCAACGCCGGGTCCGGGTCCGACGGCGGCATCCTGGCGGGCATCGCGTGGGCGGTGTCGAACAACTGCCAGGTGGTGTCGATGTCGCTGGGCGCGGCGGTGCGGCCGGGGACCCCGTACTCGCAGACCTACGAGAAGGTGGCGAGCCGGGCGCTGGCGCAGGGCACGCTGATCGTGGCCGCGGCGGGCAACGAGTCGCGGCGGCAGGACGGCAAGATCAACCCGGTCGGGCACCCGGCGAACTGCCCGTCGGTGCTGGCCGTCGGCGCGATCGACGTGGCGACCGCGCTGGCCTGGTTCTCCTGCGGCACGGTCGACCTGGTCGGCGCGGTGGACGTGGTGGCGCCCGGGGTGGACGTGTACTCGTCGTGGCCCAGGCCGAAGAACCACAACCGGATCAGCGGGACCAGCATGGCGACCCCGCACGTGGCCGGGATCGCGGCGCTGATCTCGCAGGCGACCGGGGCCACCGGCTGGGAGCTGTGGGCGCGCCTGCACCAGTCCGGGCGCAGGCTGCCGCTACCCTCGGTCGACGTGGGTGCTGGTCTGGTGCAGGCTCCGTGA